One Thalassospira marina DNA window includes the following coding sequences:
- a CDS encoding AraC family transcriptional regulator, whose protein sequence is MSSFPDVDRPVIGLGMVYEDGEVIPPHDHDRDQLLYGMTGVVIASSEQGVWLMPPQRGMWIPAGIVHEVRMIGKVIMRSLYLSPDESRGMPDQCQVVGISPLMRSLLSEAVSIAPEYDVNGRDGALMALIEHEIRNMPAIPLSLPLPLHKALSRRCHAFIRTPSAHDTIENWCNDLGMSRRSFTRLFRMETGLSFVEWRQQACTMAALPRLAAGEAVTTIALDLGYDNPAAFTSMFKRILGASPRDYRQ, encoded by the coding sequence ATGTCGTCATTTCCCGATGTTGATCGCCCGGTCATCGGGCTGGGGATGGTTTATGAAGATGGCGAAGTCATTCCGCCGCATGACCATGACCGCGACCAGCTTTTATATGGCATGACGGGCGTGGTCATTGCCTCAAGCGAACAGGGCGTATGGTTGATGCCACCCCAGCGTGGCATGTGGATACCCGCCGGGATCGTTCACGAGGTTCGCATGATTGGCAAAGTCATCATGCGCAGCCTTTACCTTAGCCCGGATGAAAGCCGCGGCATGCCAGACCAGTGCCAGGTTGTGGGTATTTCGCCCCTGATGCGAAGCCTGCTTTCCGAGGCAGTCAGCATCGCCCCGGAATATGATGTCAATGGCCGCGATGGCGCGCTAATGGCGCTGATCGAACATGAAATTCGCAATATGCCCGCCATTCCGCTTTCGTTGCCCCTTCCCCTGCACAAGGCATTATCGCGCCGGTGCCATGCCTTTATCCGCACGCCCAGCGCGCATGATACCATTGAGAACTGGTGCAATGACCTGGGTATGAGCAGACGCAGCTTCACCCGCCTGTTTCGCATGGAAACCGGGCTTAGCTTTGTTGAATGGCGCCAGCAGGCCTGCACCATGGCCGCCCTGCCCCGCCTTGCCGCTGGTGAAGCCGTCACCACCATCGCGCTTGATCTTGGCTATGATAACCCTGCGGCCTTTACCAGTATGTTCAAACGCATATTGGGTGCCTCGCCACGTGATTACCGTCAATAA
- a CDS encoding LysR family transcriptional regulator ArgP has translation MIDYKLLEACAEVIRHGSFEKAARALGLTQSAVSQRVKLLEDRIGQPLIMRTKPIAPTQPGERLLQHYQRVHLLEQELRDDVPDVVEGGGYGHIALAVNADSLATWFQDVPKKLFNELNLLSDLKVEDEVLTHNLLQSGRVLGAVGTRDIPVQGCKVRTLGTMRYIMVVSPEFAARFFPDGVTADALRACPAVNFSEHDELQNQFFYRFFGLNPGEFPAHTMPSSQGFVTMAEQGVAYAVVEEHQAEAGLVAGRLVQPCPHVIERPLFWHHWNMESRLLSRVNDIVCEEARRFLRPLVKQAHHPEKHQ, from the coding sequence ATGATCGATTACAAATTGCTCGAAGCCTGCGCCGAGGTCATCCGCCATGGCAGCTTTGAAAAGGCGGCACGCGCCCTCGGCCTGACACAGTCGGCCGTATCGCAGCGGGTCAAACTGCTGGAAGACCGCATTGGACAGCCGCTGATCATGCGGACCAAACCGATTGCGCCAACCCAGCCGGGTGAACGTTTGTTGCAGCATTATCAACGTGTGCATTTGCTTGAACAGGAATTGCGCGACGATGTGCCCGACGTGGTTGAAGGCGGCGGCTATGGGCATATCGCGCTGGCGGTGAACGCCGACAGCCTGGCAACCTGGTTTCAGGATGTCCCCAAAAAACTGTTTAACGAATTAAACCTGCTGTCTGACCTTAAGGTAGAGGATGAAGTTTTAACGCACAATCTTTTGCAAAGCGGGCGGGTTTTGGGGGCGGTTGGCACACGCGATATTCCGGTGCAGGGCTGTAAGGTTCGTACGCTTGGCACCATGCGTTATATCATGGTGGTATCGCCCGAATTTGCCGCGCGGTTTTTCCCCGACGGGGTAACGGCTGATGCCCTGCGGGCGTGCCCCGCGGTGAATTTTTCCGAACATGACGAATTGCAAAACCAGTTTTTCTACCGGTTTTTCGGCCTTAATCCCGGCGAATTCCCCGCCCATACCATGCCCAGTTCACAAGGTTTTGTGACTATGGCCGAACAGGGTGTTGCCTATGCCGTGGTTGAAGAACACCAGGCAGAAGCCGGGCTTGTGGCAGGGCGGTTGGTGCAACCATGTCCCCATGTCATTGAAAGGCCGTTATTCTGGCATCACTGGAATATGGAAAGCCGGCTGCTGTCGCGGGTGAACGATATTGTTTGCGAGGAAGCACGCCGTTTTTTGCGTCCGTTGGTAAAACAGGCCCATCATCCTGAAAAACACCAATAA
- a CDS encoding intermembrane transport protein PqiB, translated as MSDDNQNSVPPEPQKPEVRRGLQNLSLIWLVPLVAVIIGGWLLWREVSSKGPEITVTFQSAEGLTQGKTAVRYRDVDVGTVKKIALSDDFSKVVLTLQMNSDVEKYLTDKTKFWVVRPRVSSRGISGLETIVTGAYIEIVPNEDGEATTEFVGSEEPQFVADGSEGTRFVLTADELGSINSGAPILLHGVSVGEVLDTSLDAAAKKVSIPIYIKAPYDKLVTNDSRFWDSSGVSVDLSAQGVSVRAQSIRSVIQGGINFMTPPGNEGASPAKSNTVFTLYKNRKQAESLVQGFTQKFMLYFDGSIRGLSADAPVEFRGIRIGTVDSVNLEYLRDKGMFRAPVQITVEPERIQTVGDKPQSAAEYKEVIDQLIEHGLRARLKTSSFLTGQLYVDMDMYPLAPARYLGDGKGNVQELPTLPNQIDEITDSLQSLLAKVETIPIEQIGIRVLGTVEGMEDLVTSPELKKSMQSIQEASNGINQLVSHLDSSVLPATEEALDEARKTMTDLRDMTAPNSPVRYNLEESLKEISSAARSVRTLTDYLEQNPNALILGKSGNQEE; from the coding sequence ATGAGCGATGACAACCAGAACAGTGTGCCGCCAGAGCCGCAAAAGCCGGAGGTCCGGCGCGGCCTGCAAAACCTGTCGCTGATCTGGCTGGTGCCGCTGGTTGCCGTCATTATTGGTGGCTGGCTGCTGTGGCGCGAGGTTTCGTCCAAGGGCCCTGAAATTACCGTCACCTTTCAGTCGGCCGAGGGGCTGACCCAGGGTAAAACGGCTGTGCGTTATCGCGATGTTGATGTCGGAACGGTCAAGAAAATCGCGCTATCGGATGATTTCAGCAAGGTCGTGCTGACCCTGCAGATGAATTCGGATGTTGAAAAATACCTGACGGATAAAACCAAATTCTGGGTGGTGCGGCCGCGTGTTTCCTCACGCGGGATTTCCGGCCTCGAAACCATTGTGACGGGCGCCTATATCGAAATCGTTCCCAACGAGGATGGCGAAGCCACTACTGAGTTTGTCGGTTCGGAAGAACCGCAATTTGTGGCCGATGGCAGCGAAGGTACGCGTTTTGTTTTAACCGCCGATGAACTGGGATCAATCAATTCAGGTGCACCCATTTTGTTGCATGGCGTTTCAGTGGGCGAGGTGCTTGATACTTCGCTTGATGCGGCGGCAAAAAAGGTATCAATCCCGATTTATATCAAGGCCCCCTATGACAAGCTGGTAACCAATGACAGCCGCTTCTGGGATTCCAGTGGGGTTAGCGTTGATCTGAGTGCACAGGGTGTTTCGGTGCGGGCGCAATCGATCCGTTCGGTCATTCAGGGCGGCATCAATTTCATGACGCCACCGGGCAATGAAGGTGCATCACCAGCCAAATCCAACACGGTGTTCACGCTTTATAAAAACCGCAAACAGGCCGAAAGCCTGGTGCAGGGCTTTACCCAGAAATTCATGCTGTATTTTGATGGCTCCATTCGTGGCCTGTCGGCCGATGCGCCGGTTGAATTTCGCGGTATTCGCATTGGTACGGTCGATAGCGTCAATCTGGAATATCTGCGTGACAAGGGCATGTTCCGCGCGCCAGTTCAAATCACGGTGGAACCGGAACGTATTCAGACGGTGGGCGATAAACCCCAAAGTGCGGCCGAATACAAGGAAGTCATTGATCAGTTGATCGAACATGGCCTGCGCGCACGCCTTAAAACCAGCAGCTTCCTGACTGGCCAGCTTTATGTGGATATGGATATGTATCCGCTGGCACCCGCGCGCTATCTTGGCGATGGCAAAGGCAATGTCCAGGAACTGCCGACATTGCCCAACCAGATCGATGAAATCACGGATTCCCTGCAATCGCTGCTGGCGAAGGTGGAAACCATTCCGATTGAACAAATCGGCATCCGGGTTTTGGGCACGGTTGAGGGAATGGAAGACCTTGTGACCTCGCCAGAGCTTAAGAAAAGCATGCAAAGCATTCAGGAAGCCAGCAATGGCATCAACCAGCTTGTTTCGCATCTCGATAGCAGCGTTCTGCCGGCAACGGAAGAAGCCCTGGATGAAGCGCGCAAGACCATGACCGATCTTCGCGACATGACAGCACCCAATTCGCCGGTTCGATATAACCTTGAGGAATCGCTTAAGGAAATTTCGTCTGCTGCGCGTTCTGTCCGTACATTGACCGATTATCTCGAACAGAACCCCAACGCCCTGATCCTGGGCAAATCCGGAAATCAGGAGGAATAA
- a CDS encoding thymidine kinase, with amino-acid sequence MAKLFFYYSSMNAGKSTTLLQSSFNYIERGMQTMLLTAALDDRFGAGKIASRIGLEAPATLFENETDLFALVKQELGTRNIDCLLVDEAQFLTKDQVWQLSDVADKLSVPVLCYGIRTDFQGELFEGSKWLLAWADKLNELKTICHCGSKAGMVIRIDENGVPVREGAQVEIGGNDRYVSVCRKHFKDAMGR; translated from the coding sequence ATGGCCAAGCTGTTTTTTTATTATTCGTCGATGAATGCCGGTAAATCGACGACCTTGTTGCAGTCCAGCTTCAACTATATTGAACGCGGTATGCAAACCATGCTGTTAACCGCTGCCCTTGATGACCGTTTTGGTGCTGGCAAAATCGCCTCGCGCATCGGGCTTGAGGCACCGGCCACCCTGTTTGAAAATGAAACCGACCTGTTCGCGCTCGTGAAACAGGAACTGGGCACACGCAATATCGATTGTCTTTTGGTTGATGAAGCCCAGTTTCTGACCAAAGACCAGGTTTGGCAGCTTTCTGACGTGGCCGATAAATTATCGGTTCCGGTGCTGTGTTATGGCATTCGTACCGATTTTCAGGGCGAGCTTTTTGAAGGATCAAAATGGCTGCTGGCCTGGGCGGACAAGCTGAACGAACTTAAAACCATCTGCCATTGCGGCAGCAAGGCGGGCATGGTGATCCGTATTGATGAAAACGGAGTGCCGGTTCGCGAAGGTGCGCAGGTCGAAATTGGCGGCAATGACCGCTACGTTTCGGTGTGCCGCAAGCATTTCAAGGATGCCATGGGAAGATAA
- a CDS encoding NADPH-dependent FMN reductase, whose protein sequence is MPASHAHVLAICGSLRAASINRTLLLAAQKIAPEAGLEITLCEGLGTLPIFNPDDEGNEPQSVLDFKNQLRQADGVLIASPEYAHGVTGAIKNALDWTVASGEFMSVPVVALNASGRATIAQAALIETIGTMDATILHDACLTIALNGKNYAPDDILADESTRAPLLRALTMLAAAIAQKQDENAA, encoded by the coding sequence ATGCCTGCATCACATGCCCATGTGCTGGCCATTTGCGGTAGCCTGCGTGCCGCCTCGATCAACCGGACACTCTTGCTGGCAGCGCAAAAAATCGCCCCGGAAGCAGGCCTTGAAATCACACTTTGTGAAGGCTTGGGCACCCTGCCCATCTTCAACCCCGATGATGAAGGCAACGAACCACAAAGTGTTCTGGATTTCAAAAACCAGCTTCGCCAGGCCGATGGTGTTCTGATCGCCAGCCCCGAATATGCCCACGGCGTAACCGGGGCGATTAAAAATGCATTGGACTGGACGGTTGCCAGCGGTGAATTCATGTCGGTGCCGGTTGTCGCCTTGAACGCATCGGGGCGTGCCACCATCGCCCAGGCCGCATTGATTGAAACCATCGGTACCATGGATGCGACCATCCTGCATGATGCCTGCCTGACAATTGCCCTTAATGGCAAAAACTATGCCCCGGACGATATCCTGGCCGATGAAAGCACCCGTGCGCCGTTACTGCGGGCCTTAACCATGCTGGCTGCTGCCATCGCCCAAAAACAGGACGAAAACGCCGCCTGA
- a CDS encoding MFS transporter, whose product MSNATIAQRRTYKTVFPVLGAASFCHLLNDMIQSLFTAAYPIFKGGFDLGYAQLGFLTLTYQVTASVLQPLVGSYTDRNPKPYSLSFGMGVSLLGLLVLAYASNFVMLLCGSALLGMGSSIFHPESSRLARLASGGAHGLAQSIFQVGGNVGSAIGPLLVAFIILPNGQKSLAWFAGIALAGMVILAGLGNWYKAQGHAKPPARKAPVVHAHLNRAQVSRALTVLFCLMLSKWFYLASFTSYYVFYLMDRFTLPEAQSQIYLFVFLAAVAGGTLIGGPIGDRFGRKKVIWGSIAGTLPFALFLPYVGLTATIVLSVIIGFVISSAFSAIVVYAQELVPGRVGMISGLFFGLAFGMGGIAAALLGVLADWTSIYFVYQLCAFFPAIGFLAAFLPDIEREHA is encoded by the coding sequence ATGAGTAACGCCACGATTGCGCAAAGACGAACATATAAAACGGTATTTCCGGTATTGGGGGCAGCAAGCTTCTGTCATTTGCTAAATGACATGATTCAGTCGCTATTTACCGCGGCTTACCCCATTTTCAAGGGCGGATTTGACCTTGGATATGCGCAGCTTGGTTTTCTAACCCTGACCTATCAGGTAACGGCATCTGTGTTGCAGCCCCTTGTTGGCAGCTATACCGACCGCAACCCGAAACCCTATTCGCTGTCATTTGGCATGGGTGTTTCGCTGTTGGGCCTTCTGGTTCTGGCCTATGCCAGCAACTTTGTCATGTTGCTGTGCGGAAGTGCTCTTTTGGGGATGGGGTCATCGATTTTTCATCCGGAATCGTCGCGTCTGGCACGCCTGGCATCGGGCGGGGCACATGGTTTGGCGCAGTCGATTTTTCAGGTTGGTGGCAATGTTGGTTCGGCCATCGGGCCGCTGCTGGTTGCCTTTATCATTTTGCCAAACGGGCAAAAAAGCCTGGCCTGGTTTGCCGGTATCGCACTTGCCGGTATGGTGATTTTGGCCGGGCTTGGAAACTGGTATAAGGCGCAGGGCCATGCCAAACCGCCTGCACGCAAGGCACCCGTAGTGCATGCACACCTAAATCGGGCGCAGGTTTCACGCGCATTAACGGTACTGTTTTGCCTGATGCTGTCAAAATGGTTCTATCTGGCAAGTTTCACCAGTTATTATGTGTTTTACCTGATGGACCGTTTTACCCTGCCTGAGGCGCAATCACAGATTTATCTGTTTGTGTTTCTGGCAGCCGTTGCCGGAGGCACCCTTATTGGTGGACCAATTGGGGACCGTTTTGGCCGCAAGAAAGTGATTTGGGGCTCAATTGCCGGTACTTTGCCATTCGCACTGTTTTTGCCCTATGTCGGTTTGACCGCAACCATTGTTCTGAGTGTCATTATCGGCTTTGTGATTTCATCGGCATTTTCGGCCATTGTCGTTTATGCGCAGGAACTGGTGCCAGGGCGTGTTGGCATGATTTCCGGGCTGTTTTTCGGGCTGGCATTTGGCATGGGTGGCATTGCGGCAGCATTGCTTGGCGTTCTTGCCGATTGGACAAGCATCTATTTTGTCTATCAATTATGTGCCTTTTTCCCGGCGATCGGATTTTTGGCAGCGTTCCTGCCCGACATTGAACGCGAGCACGCGTAG
- the gatB gene encoding Asp-tRNA(Asn)/Glu-tRNA(Gln) amidotransferase subunit GatB, which translates to MTYILEGSTGPWEIVVGLEVHCQVISKSKLFSGASASFGSDPNTNVSLVDAAMPGMLPVINAECVRQAVKTGLGLKAKINNESVFSRKNYFYADLPQGYQISQFDKPIVGEGTIILDMPDGSTKAVGIERLHLEQDAGKSMHDQDPKYSHIDLNRSGVALMEIVSKPDIRSPEEAGAYLTKLRAIVRYLGTCDGNMNEGSMRCDANVSVRKAGAEFGTRCEIKNVNSIRFVMQAIEIEAMRQIEVIEGGGEILQETRLFDPKLGETRSMRSKEMAHDYRYFPDPDLLPLVFDDAFVAEIEKTLPELPDEKKARFMREYGLSAYDAGVLVAEQEKAEYYENVAKGRDGKMAANWVITNLFGALNKLGVDVSESPVSAENLGKLIGLIGDDTISGRIAKDVFEIMIETGGDPEKIVEEKGLKQITDTGAIEAAIDEVIAANPDKVEEIRAGKDRMLGWFVGQVMKSTGGKANPGMVNQMLRDKIMG; encoded by the coding sequence ATGACCTATATTCTTGAAGGTTCAACAGGTCCTTGGGAAATTGTTGTTGGTCTGGAAGTTCACTGCCAGGTCATCTCGAAGTCCAAGCTGTTTTCGGGGGCTTCTGCCTCGTTCGGCAGTGATCCGAACACCAATGTCAGCCTTGTTGATGCGGCCATGCCCGGCATGCTGCCGGTGATCAATGCCGAATGCGTGCGCCAGGCGGTTAAAACCGGTTTGGGCCTGAAGGCAAAGATCAACAATGAAAGCGTCTTTTCGCGTAAGAACTATTTTTACGCTGACCTGCCGCAGGGCTATCAGATTTCGCAGTTTGATAAGCCGATTGTTGGCGAAGGCACGATCATTCTTGATATGCCCGATGGTTCGACCAAGGCCGTTGGCATCGAACGTCTGCATCTTGAACAGGATGCCGGCAAGTCGATGCATGACCAGGACCCGAAATATTCGCATATCGACCTGAACCGTTCGGGTGTGGCGCTGATGGAAATTGTTTCCAAGCCCGATATCCGTTCGCCGGAAGAAGCTGGTGCCTATCTGACCAAGCTGCGTGCGATTGTGCGTTATCTTGGCACCTGTGATGGCAACATGAACGAAGGTTCGATGCGTTGCGATGCCAACGTTTCGGTTCGTAAGGCCGGTGCGGAATTTGGCACACGTTGCGAAATCAAGAACGTCAACTCCATCCGCTTCGTGATGCAGGCGATCGAAATTGAAGCCATGCGCCAGATCGAAGTGATCGAAGGTGGTGGCGAAATTTTGCAGGAAACCCGCCTGTTTGACCCGAAGCTGGGTGAAACGCGTTCCATGCGTTCCAAGGAAATGGCACATGACTATCGCTATTTCCCGGACCCGGACCTATTGCCGCTGGTTTTTGATGATGCCTTTGTGGCCGAAATCGAAAAAACCCTGCCGGAACTGCCTGACGAAAAGAAAGCCCGTTTCATGCGTGAATATGGCCTGTCGGCCTATGACGCGGGTGTTCTCGTCGCAGAACAGGAAAAGGCGGAATATTACGAAAATGTCGCCAAGGGCCGTGATGGCAAAATGGCGGCAAACTGGGTGATCACCAACCTGTTTGGCGCGCTGAACAAGCTGGGCGTTGATGTTTCAGAAAGCCCGGTTTCGGCCGAAAACCTTGGTAAACTGATTGGCCTGATTGGTGATGACACCATTTCTGGCCGTATCGCCAAAGACGTTTTCGAGATCATGATCGAGACTGGCGGCGACCCTGAAAAGATCGTCGAGGAAAAAGGTCTTAAGCAGATCACCGATACCGGTGCGATTGAAGCTGCCATTGACGAAGTCATTGCAGCCAACCCGGACAAGGTTGAGGAAATCCGCGCTGGTAAGGACCGCATGCTGGGCTGGTTTGTTGGTCAGGTGATGAAATCAACGGGTGGTAAAGCCAACCCGGGCATGGTCAACCAGATGCTGCGCGACAAGATCATGGGCTGA
- a CDS encoding LysE/ArgO family amino acid transporter codes for MLLTYATGLGLGAGTIIAIGAQNAFVLTQGLRRNYPALVALVCAICDALLITAGVAGLGTIVSTYPLLTKIAAWGGGGFLIWYGWSAFMRVFQDEKLSQSSDTSKGWRAILSTTLAVTLLNPHVYLDTVVVLGGIGGQYPADERLAFALGAMSASFIWFFGIALGAAWLAPYIARPITWKIIDAITAGVMWLVAWHLLAPEITALIG; via the coding sequence ATGCTTCTAACCTACGCAACCGGACTGGGCCTTGGCGCAGGGACCATCATTGCCATTGGCGCACAAAATGCGTTTGTCCTGACGCAGGGGCTGCGCCGTAATTACCCAGCACTGGTTGCCCTGGTCTGTGCCATTTGTGATGCATTGCTGATTACCGCCGGGGTTGCCGGACTTGGCACCATCGTTTCCACCTACCCGTTGCTGACCAAAATTGCCGCATGGGGTGGCGGCGGCTTTTTGATCTGGTATGGCTGGTCGGCTTTCATGCGTGTATTCCAGGATGAAAAACTGTCGCAAAGCAGCGATACCAGCAAAGGCTGGCGCGCGATCCTGTCAACGACACTTGCGGTAACCCTTTTGAACCCGCATGTCTATCTTGATACCGTTGTGGTGTTGGGTGGCATTGGCGGGCAGTATCCCGCCGATGAAAGGCTTGCCTTTGCCCTGGGTGCCATGAGCGCAAGTTTCATCTGGTTTTTTGGCATCGCCCTGGGTGCTGCCTGGCTGGCCCCCTATATTGCGCGGCCCATCACCTGGAAAATCATTGATGCCATCACCGCAGGCGTGATGTGGCTGGTCGCCTGGCACCTGCTGGCACCGGAAATTACCGCACTGATCGGATAA
- a CDS encoding paraquat-inducible protein A — translation MSHRLIACDHCDYLHTEEEIPPGHVARCARCGSPLYQSQNNSIERSLAFAFTALMLFVLANAFPILRFSMEGRSESNTLASGVLTFWNEGFMFLAFMVGLTSIIAPLLLIMAYIYVLLPLRFGFNFPAIRKVWRILAVARPWSMLDVFLIGLLVALTKLNDFADVIAGPAFYAVCILIPTSLLMSAQLDPREVWRKLAPAGLKYPTTDDIATGQAGGRWATCEVCAYVLTGDAAHDPHAKCPCCGAAVHHRKPRSLSRAWAFLISAAVFYIPANVFPIMSVTMLGNTEADTILSGVSALIDAGEWPIAMVVFCASIVVPVFKLVVLAWVYIAAGMGFAGPLRQRTRIYRITELIGRWSMIDVFMVSILAALVKLGNIATVVPGFGAVAFCAVVILTMLSAMAFDPRLIWDRAIMKMQQGTPS, via the coding sequence ATGTCGCACCGGCTGATTGCCTGTGATCATTGTGATTACCTCCATACCGAAGAGGAAATCCCGCCGGGACATGTGGCACGGTGTGCGCGCTGTGGCTCGCCATTATATCAAAGCCAGAATAACAGCATCGAACGGTCGCTGGCCTTTGCCTTTACCGCACTTATGCTGTTTGTCCTGGCCAATGCATTTCCCATTTTGCGCTTTAGCATGGAAGGCCGCAGCGAAAGCAACACGCTGGCATCGGGTGTTTTAACCTTTTGGAACGAAGGTTTCATGTTCCTGGCCTTCATGGTCGGGCTGACATCGATCATTGCCCCGTTATTGCTGATCATGGCCTATATCTATGTGCTGCTGCCATTGCGTTTCGGGTTCAATTTTCCTGCTATTCGCAAGGTCTGGCGCATTCTGGCGGTGGCGCGGCCCTGGTCGATGCTCGACGTGTTTTTGATCGGCCTGCTGGTGGCATTGACCAAGCTGAATGATTTTGCCGACGTGATTGCCGGTCCGGCCTTTTATGCCGTTTGCATCCTGATCCCGACTTCATTGCTGATGAGCGCGCAGCTTGACCCGCGCGAAGTATGGCGCAAACTGGCACCCGCTGGCCTGAAATACCCGACGACAGATGATATCGCCACCGGGCAAGCCGGTGGCCGCTGGGCAACCTGCGAGGTTTGCGCCTATGTCCTTACAGGGGATGCCGCCCATGACCCGCATGCCAAATGCCCGTGTTGCGGGGCGGCGGTGCATCATCGCAAACCGCGCAGCCTGTCGCGGGCCTGGGCATTTTTGATCAGTGCGGCGGTGTTTTACATTCCCGCCAATGTCTTTCCGATCATGAGCGTCACCATGCTTGGCAATACCGAGGCCGATACCATCCTGTCAGGTGTCAGCGCCCTGATAGACGCCGGGGAATGGCCGATTGCCATGGTTGTTTTTTGCGCCAGCATTGTTGTGCCGGTTTTCAAGCTGGTGGTGCTGGCCTGGGTTTATATTGCCGCGGGCATGGGTTTTGCCGGGCCGTTGCGCCAGCGCACCCGGATTTACCGCATCACCGAACTGATCGGGCGCTGGTCGATGATTGATGTGTTTATGGTGTCGATTTTGGCAGCCTTGGTAAAACTCGGGAATATTGCTACCGTTGTGCCGGGGTTTGGGGCGGTGGCATTTTGCGCCGTGGTTATTTTGACGATGCTTTCGGCAATGGCGTTTGATCCGCGCCTTATCTGGGATCGCGCGATTATGAAAATGCAGCAGGGGACGCCATCATGA
- a CDS encoding heavy-metal-associated domain-containing protein codes for MLKLKVEEMSCGHCVKAVTEAASSVNDVEKVEIDLAGGLVTVSGNADSAAVIAAISEAGYPAQQVG; via the coding sequence ATGCTGAAACTGAAAGTCGAAGAAATGAGCTGCGGCCACTGCGTCAAGGCTGTTACCGAAGCCGCCAGCAGCGTCAATGATGTTGAAAAGGTCGAAATTGACCTTGCTGGCGGGCTGGTAACCGTTTCGGGCAACGCCGATAGTGCCGCCGTTATTGCCGCCATTAGCGAAGCCGGTTACCCGGCACAGCAGGTTGGCTGA